A window of Streptomyces sp. DG1A-41 contains these coding sequences:
- a CDS encoding STAS domain-containing protein — MNTQYRVPAARAWGPVPGLAVFPLSGRQGVRAAGEVVLTTRAIWEGILEQAVREDEDVYYLELSDVTFVDVAGVDALAAAAGQLGDGLRFVVRQPPPALRRTLDLLWPDHAGIEVSVS; from the coding sequence TTGAACACTCAGTATCGGGTGCCGGCTGCCCGGGCCTGGGGTCCCGTGCCGGGCCTGGCGGTGTTCCCGTTGTCCGGGCGGCAGGGTGTCCGGGCGGCGGGCGAGGTCGTCCTGACGACACGTGCGATCTGGGAAGGCATACTGGAGCAGGCCGTTCGCGAGGATGAGGACGTGTACTACCTGGAGTTGTCCGACGTGACATTCGTCGACGTCGCGGGCGTGGACGCGCTCGCGGCCGCCGCCGGGCAGCTCGGGGACGGCCTGCGGTTCGTGGTGCGACAGCCGCCGCCGGCCCTGCGGCGGACGCTGGACCTGCTGTGGCCCGACCATGCCGGGATCGAGGTATCGGTGTCATGA